A single genomic interval of Terriglobus albidus harbors:
- a CDS encoding alkaline phosphatase family protein: MRKFRFLVVLFAAAVACMAQAKKPLVVVVSVDGMRPDYVTYAEEHKLELPFLLGMMHNGVYAHGVTGVLPTYTYPSHTTLVTGVWPAKHGVLNNRPFDPLGKDPSAWWWSFSTIKVPTLWQAAHDAGVKTAAVNWPVTQGAPIDYNIPEFWNPSPQDDGSTLENASTPAGMLKDLEKTLGRYPSKVVDVANDHKRVAFAVAILNQYHPGLLAVHLAGLDTAQHDHGPFSEAANAAVQEEDKLLKEIYDAAYAQDKNVVFSVLSDHGFEPVNYYVSLKRAFVDAGLIAVDAKGNVTSWKAMPWVSGGTAAIMLNEPNDAETKQAVLALLRKLAIDPANGIGHIYNHDETAAMGGYPDAAFLVAMRPGWQAIAELKPEVATGVGNLGAHGYLASDPALRSAFFIMGPGLKPGKDLGLIDMRQIAPTLAGVLGAQLPTADGKAIDLK; this comes from the coding sequence ATGCGGAAGTTCCGTTTTCTTGTTGTTCTGTTTGCGGCTGCCGTCGCCTGTATGGCGCAGGCGAAAAAGCCTCTGGTGGTTGTGGTCTCGGTCGATGGCATGCGGCCCGACTATGTCACCTACGCCGAAGAACACAAGCTGGAGCTGCCCTTTCTGCTGGGCATGATGCACAACGGCGTCTACGCCCACGGTGTCACCGGTGTACTGCCCACCTACACCTATCCCTCACACACCACGCTGGTGACCGGCGTCTGGCCGGCCAAACATGGCGTGCTGAATAACCGTCCGTTCGATCCTCTGGGGAAAGATCCGTCGGCATGGTGGTGGAGCTTCTCCACCATCAAAGTGCCCACGCTGTGGCAGGCCGCGCACGATGCCGGCGTGAAGACCGCTGCGGTGAACTGGCCGGTGACACAGGGCGCGCCCATCGACTACAACATCCCGGAGTTCTGGAACCCCTCACCGCAGGACGACGGCAGCACGCTCGAAAATGCGTCGACGCCCGCGGGCATGTTGAAGGATCTCGAAAAGACCCTTGGCCGCTACCCCAGTAAGGTCGTCGATGTAGCGAACGACCACAAGCGCGTCGCCTTCGCGGTCGCCATCCTGAATCAGTACCATCCTGGCCTGCTGGCCGTACATCTGGCAGGTCTGGATACGGCGCAGCACGATCACGGTCCCTTCTCGGAGGCGGCGAATGCAGCCGTGCAGGAAGAGGACAAGCTGCTCAAGGAGATCTACGACGCCGCCTACGCGCAGGACAAGAATGTCGTCTTCTCTGTCCTGAGCGATCACGGCTTTGAACCGGTGAATTACTACGTCTCGCTCAAGAGGGCGTTTGTCGATGCCGGGCTCATCGCGGTGGATGCGAAGGGCAATGTCACCTCATGGAAGGCGATGCCGTGGGTCTCGGGTGGAACGGCGGCCATCATGCTCAACGAGCCTAATGATGCGGAGACGAAGCAGGCGGTATTGGCTCTGCTGCGCAAGCTGGCCATCGATCCGGCCAACGGCATCGGACACATCTACAACCACGACGAGACGGCGGCCATGGGCGGCTATCCCGACGCTGCCTTCCTGGTGGCCATGCGGCCGGGATGGCAGGCGATTGCGGAGCTGAAGCCGGAGGTGGCAACCGGAGTAGGGAACCTGGGAGCACACGGATATCTGGCCAGCGACCCGGCGCTGCGGTCCGCGTTTTTCATCATGGGACCGGGCCTGAAACCGGGTAAAGACTTAGGGCTCATCGACATGCGGCAGATTGCCCCCACTCTGGCGGGCGTGCTTGGAGCGCAGCTCCCAACAGCCGATGGCAAGGCGATTGACCTGAAATAG
- the ruvB gene encoding Holliday junction branch migration DNA helicase RuvB has product MDLNRRAKDEAERLVSAGATDEDSAFELKLRPKKLSEFIGQSKAKEQLAIALEAAKSRGEALDHVLLFGPPGLGKTTLATIIANELEVGFQQTSGPALQIAGDLTAILTNLREKQVLFLDEIHRLQPVLEEKLYTALEDYKLDIMIGQGPAARTHVMELRPFTFVAATTRPGLLSSPLRSRFGILLRLEFYTDDELRFIVQRSAEVLGIACDEDGAAEIAMRCRGTPRIANRLLRRVRDYAQVRGNGTIDRPTATKALEMLEVDSHGFDELDRRLLRTIIEKYDGGPVGLNTLAAALAEEEDALEEVYEPFLIQIGFLNRTPRGRVATRLAYDHLGIPMPGKLSLF; this is encoded by the coding sequence ATCGATCTGAATCGCCGCGCCAAAGATGAGGCCGAGCGGCTGGTCTCTGCCGGGGCGACGGATGAGGACTCCGCCTTCGAACTGAAGCTGAGGCCCAAAAAACTCAGCGAGTTTATCGGGCAGTCGAAAGCCAAGGAACAGCTTGCCATCGCTCTTGAAGCCGCCAAGTCGCGTGGCGAAGCACTCGATCACGTCCTGCTCTTCGGACCACCAGGACTAGGCAAGACGACGCTGGCAACCATCATCGCGAATGAGCTGGAGGTCGGTTTCCAGCAGACCAGCGGTCCCGCCCTGCAGATCGCCGGCGACCTGACGGCCATCCTGACCAACCTGCGCGAGAAGCAGGTGCTCTTCCTCGACGAAATTCATCGGCTGCAGCCGGTGCTGGAAGAAAAGCTCTATACCGCGCTCGAGGACTACAAGCTCGACATCATGATCGGCCAGGGACCTGCGGCGCGGACGCATGTCATGGAGCTGCGGCCGTTTACCTTCGTCGCCGCCACCACTCGTCCGGGCTTGCTGAGTTCGCCGCTGCGGTCGCGTTTCGGCATTCTGTTGCGGCTGGAGTTCTACACCGACGACGAGCTGCGCTTCATTGTGCAGCGTTCGGCCGAGGTGCTGGGCATCGCCTGCGACGAAGACGGAGCGGCCGAGATCGCGATGCGTTGCCGTGGAACACCTCGTATCGCCAACCGGCTATTGCGCCGGGTACGTGACTATGCGCAGGTCCGTGGCAATGGAACGATCGACCGGCCGACAGCAACCAAGGCCCTGGAGATGCTGGAGGTCGACTCCCACGGTTTCGACGAGCTCGACCGCCGTCTGCTGCGCACCATCATCGAAAAGTACGATGGCGGCCCCGTAGGCCTGAACACGCTGGCTGCCGCGCTTGCGGAGGAAGAAGATGCACTGGAAGAGGTTTACGAGCCCTTTCTGATCCAGATCGGCTTTCTGAACCGCACCCCGCGTGGCCGTGTAGCGACGCGGCTGGCATACGACCATCTGGGGATTCCCATGCCGGGAAAACTCTCCCTTTTCTAA
- a CDS encoding GGDEF domain-containing protein, with translation MLNYQTLFICDVATGVVYAGAMSILALHHPQLRAHRWFTAAALIGLLRNALLGTLGTLPLVLSILLPSLCNIVSFFCVYMGFRWAIVRRPLQSRFWPTVLAVELLVFSTLFLSGFSHTFVFSITPIFALCVLSIQILRRNQDPEMRTVVRAGITVVIAHLTLIAIRTPMVLFRYDVNTSGHFRPARQDPFWLATLAAMMFVSACFFVVYLWFFEREMNRALRLQVRTDARTGVLNVRAMEDEAEREVLRAARKRTALSVLAVDLDFFKQVNDTHGHAAGDIALKKVAEAMLGLIRAGDVLARTGGEEFTILLPETGLTAAQEIAERLRASIAALDIVTESAVVHLTISVGITMHLGDGDAWPLMHRRADVALYRAKRAGRNSVAVCMEKNWAPTPLAPVVELR, from the coding sequence ATGCTCAACTATCAGACCCTTTTCATCTGCGATGTGGCCACGGGCGTCGTCTATGCCGGCGCCATGAGCATTCTTGCGCTGCATCATCCGCAGTTGCGGGCTCATCGCTGGTTTACGGCGGCGGCGCTGATCGGTCTGTTGCGGAATGCACTTCTGGGGACGCTTGGCACGCTTCCTCTGGTGCTCAGCATTCTGCTGCCCTCGCTGTGCAATATCGTCAGCTTCTTCTGCGTCTATATGGGGTTCCGGTGGGCGATCGTACGCCGTCCGCTGCAGAGCAGGTTCTGGCCGACCGTGCTGGCTGTAGAGTTACTGGTCTTTTCGACGCTGTTTCTCTCCGGCTTCTCGCACACCTTCGTCTTCAGCATTACTCCGATCTTCGCTCTCTGCGTACTCTCGATTCAGATTCTGCGGCGCAACCAGGATCCCGAGATGCGGACGGTGGTGCGGGCGGGCATTACGGTGGTGATCGCGCACCTTACCTTGATTGCGATCCGCACGCCGATGGTGCTCTTCCGCTACGACGTCAACACCAGCGGCCACTTCCGTCCCGCGCGGCAGGATCCCTTCTGGCTCGCTACGCTGGCCGCCATGATGTTCGTCTCCGCCTGCTTCTTTGTGGTCTATCTCTGGTTTTTCGAGCGAGAGATGAACCGTGCGCTTCGTCTGCAGGTGAGAACTGACGCTCGTACCGGTGTGTTGAATGTACGTGCCATGGAAGACGAAGCGGAGCGTGAGGTGCTGCGTGCTGCCCGCAAACGCACCGCGCTGAGTGTCCTGGCAGTTGACCTGGACTTCTTCAAACAGGTGAACGATACCCATGGACACGCCGCGGGCGATATCGCCCTGAAGAAGGTAGCTGAGGCGATGCTGGGGCTAATCCGTGCCGGCGACGTGCTTGCCCGCACCGGCGGAGAAGAGTTTACGATCCTGCTGCCGGAAACCGGCCTCACCGCAGCGCAGGAGATCGCGGAGCGTCTCCGCGCCAGCATTGCCGCACTCGATATCGTGACCGAGAGTGCGGTAGTGCACCTGACGATCAGCGTCGGAATCACCATGCACCTGGGCGATGGCGATGCCTGGCCGCTGATGCATCGCCGCGCCGACGTTGCACTCTATCGCGCGAAGCGCGCCGGACGGAACTCTGTCGCGGTCTGCATGGAGAAGAACTGGGCTCCTACGCCGCTGGCGCCCGTAGTGGAGCTGCGCTGA
- a CDS encoding group II truncated hemoglobin, whose amino-acid sequence MSEQKTVPTLYEWAGGSPALERLFVRFYERVPQEPLLRDVFAQMDPHHAQHVAAFVGEVLGGPKVYSEEHGGHAHMIRKHMGRNLTDEQRRRWMSLLLETADEVGLPDDPEFRSAFVGYLEWGSRLAVINSKLDLAATEDTTAPMPQWSWGAVGGPYQG is encoded by the coding sequence ATGAGCGAGCAGAAAACAGTTCCAACGCTCTATGAGTGGGCCGGTGGTTCGCCGGCCCTTGAGCGTCTCTTCGTGCGCTTTTACGAGCGTGTACCGCAGGAGCCGTTGCTGCGCGATGTCTTCGCGCAGATGGATCCGCATCACGCGCAGCATGTTGCCGCCTTTGTCGGCGAGGTGCTTGGCGGACCAAAGGTCTACAGCGAAGAGCACGGCGGCCACGCGCACATGATCCGCAAACACATGGGCCGCAATCTCACAGACGAGCAGCGCCGCCGCTGGATGAGTCTGCTGCTGGAGACTGCTGACGAGGTTGGTCTGCCGGACGATCCTGAGTTCCGCTCGGCCTTTGTCGGTTATCTGGAGTGGGGTTCGCGGCTGGCTGTGATCAACTCGAAGCTTGATCTGGCGGCGACGGAGGATACGACTGCACCGATGCCGCAGTGGAGCTGGGGTGCAGTGGGTGGGCCGTACCAGGGTTAG
- a CDS encoding DUF488 domain-containing protein — protein sequence MTRIYTIGHSRHPLAVLIDLLRQQGIQTLADIRSIPASRRMPWFSRAPLAAALTEVGIRYVWMGDRLGGKPRDAAVHGSDGEVDYAAVRATSRFQTGMELLEKTAAASSTAIMCAEEDPMHCHRWLLLGPAMAERHMEVLHIRGDGRVESMAPVQNWLF from the coding sequence TTGACACGTATCTACACCATCGGCCACTCGCGTCATCCACTGGCTGTCCTTATTGACTTACTGCGGCAGCAAGGCATCCAAACGCTCGCCGATATCCGTTCCATCCCAGCATCGCGGCGCATGCCGTGGTTTTCTCGGGCGCCACTGGCTGCGGCGCTGACAGAGGTCGGCATCCGCTACGTCTGGATGGGCGACCGGCTCGGCGGCAAACCGCGCGATGCAGCTGTGCACGGTTCCGATGGCGAAGTGGATTACGCTGCAGTCCGCGCCACATCGCGTTTCCAGACTGGCATGGAGCTTCTGGAGAAGACAGCCGCCGCAAGCAGTACCGCCATCATGTGCGCGGAAGAAGATCCCATGCACTGCCATCGCTGGCTTCTGCTGGGTCCCGCAATGGCGGAACGTCATATGGAAGTCCTGCACATCCGTGGTGATGGACGGGTGGAGAGTATGGCTCCCGTGCAAAACTGGCTCTTCTGA
- a CDS encoding DUF4928 family protein: protein MSPVELISLLSEFATDNKFKGSKGALSVALVITDQARKKGLPLDPDNLITGDGSGGQVAGLGRGAVQAILARHSIGAVLAREGGRTSRGSISNMRSYVAFLNELHRVGIADLDRIETFWVERVRDFFAAKPFQISLDTSRSIRNVVRGVIDQAEKRQSETTGTYYAGAVMQHLVGAKLDCALGKGKFQHNSFSTSDLQSGRTGDFLIGDVSIHVTTSPSNAVIERCRENLDDSLRPVLVTLDRRLTAAASNAEDAGLGDRIDIFDIEQFIALNVFELGKFGAEGRKTAVAEIVSRYNEIIDEFETDPSLKIAFKK, encoded by the coding sequence ATGAGCCCTGTAGAACTTATTTCATTGCTCTCCGAGTTCGCGACTGACAATAAGTTCAAGGGAAGCAAGGGCGCTTTAAGCGTAGCCCTCGTGATTACCGATCAAGCTCGCAAAAAAGGTCTTCCGCTTGACCCGGACAATCTGATTACCGGCGACGGATCTGGAGGCCAAGTCGCCGGGCTAGGCAGGGGGGCTGTGCAAGCTATCCTTGCTCGACATTCGATTGGCGCGGTACTCGCGAGAGAAGGAGGCAGGACGAGCCGCGGAAGTATTTCCAACATGCGGAGCTACGTGGCTTTTTTGAATGAACTCCATCGGGTCGGGATAGCTGACCTCGATAGGATCGAGACATTTTGGGTTGAGCGCGTACGTGACTTCTTTGCGGCAAAACCTTTCCAAATCAGTTTGGACACTTCGCGGAGTATTCGTAATGTTGTACGCGGCGTAATCGACCAAGCCGAAAAACGTCAGAGTGAGACAACTGGAACTTATTATGCTGGCGCCGTCATGCAGCACCTAGTTGGAGCGAAGTTGGATTGCGCTTTAGGTAAGGGAAAATTTCAACATAATAGCTTTTCAACATCGGATCTTCAGTCTGGTCGTACTGGCGACTTTTTGATCGGCGATGTGAGTATCCATGTCACAACTTCCCCTAGTAATGCAGTTATTGAGCGATGCCGCGAAAATCTGGACGATTCCCTGCGTCCAGTCCTTGTTACTTTGGACCGCCGCCTGACCGCAGCCGCGAGCAATGCAGAAGATGCTGGTCTCGGTGATCGAATTGATATTTTCGACATTGAACAATTCATCGCATTAAACGTCTTTGAATTGGGGAAGTTTGGCGCAGAAGGCCGAAAAACAGCTGTGGCCGAAATCGTCTCTCGCTATAACGAAATCATTGATGAATTCGAAACAGATCCAAGCCTCAAAATCGCATTCAAAAAATGA
- the murQ gene encoding N-acetylmuramic acid 6-phosphate etherase, translated as MPIDSVQLANIPTESRNPRTTTIDSLPTVEMLRLINREDAAVITAVEAEVPHIAAVLDALVPRIVGGGRLFYIGAGTSGRLGVLDASECPPTFSVPPTLVQGLIAGGDSALRKSSEKSEDSREQGAADLRSAGFADGDTLVGIAASGRTPYVLGAIAWAREIGALTVGLSCVPGSPLSQEAEMEITPLTGPEILTGSTRMKAGTATKLVLNMLSTGLMIRTGLTYGNLMVNVQPTNEKLVDRAARIIMEITGVDHTAAAELLDQAGSVKVAVVMQKLGLSSDAAVAKLQQAGGRLREALES; from the coding sequence GTGCCGATCGATTCTGTCCAACTCGCCAACATTCCTACCGAGAGCCGCAACCCCCGCACCACCACTATCGACTCCCTGCCGACGGTGGAGATGCTGCGCCTGATCAATCGCGAAGACGCGGCCGTGATCACCGCCGTGGAAGCCGAGGTGCCGCACATCGCCGCTGTGTTGGACGCTCTGGTGCCCCGCATCGTGGGCGGCGGACGGCTGTTTTATATCGGCGCCGGCACCTCGGGGCGCCTGGGCGTGCTCGACGCCTCGGAGTGCCCGCCGACCTTCTCCGTTCCTCCGACGCTGGTGCAGGGTCTGATCGCAGGCGGCGACTCCGCGCTGCGTAAATCGAGCGAGAAGTCGGAGGACTCCCGCGAACAGGGAGCAGCGGACTTAAGATCCGCAGGCTTTGCCGATGGCGACACGCTGGTCGGTATCGCTGCCAGCGGACGCACTCCCTATGTTCTGGGCGCGATTGCGTGGGCCCGCGAGATCGGGGCACTGACCGTTGGCCTGTCGTGCGTTCCCGGCTCTCCGCTGTCGCAGGAGGCCGAGATGGAGATCACTCCTCTCACAGGCCCGGAGATCCTGACCGGCAGTACCCGCATGAAAGCCGGCACCGCGACGAAGCTGGTGCTGAACATGCTGTCGACCGGCCTGATGATTCGCACCGGCCTGACCTACGGCAACCTCATGGTGAACGTGCAGCCAACCAACGAAAAGCTGGTCGACCGTGCCGCGCGCATCATCATGGAGATCACCGGCGTGGACCACACGGCGGCAGCCGAATTACTGGACCAGGCCGGCAGCGTAAAGGTCGCAGTCGTAATGCAAAAGCTGGGCCTCTCCAGCGACGCTGCCGTCGCCAAGCTGCAACAAGCTGGCGGCCGGTTACGCGAAGCGTTGGAGAGTTAA
- a CDS encoding very short patch repair endonuclease, whose translation MRETPEHRSRTMRAVKSRNTSPELAVRRLLHSMGYRYRLHRADLPGKPDIVFPGRRKAIFVHGCFWHGHNCPRGARIPKENRAYWQEKIDRNRSRDKKVSTQIRLANWKRLIIWECEIRSDDLSEKLRQFLDRD comes from the coding sequence ATGAGGGAGACGCCTGAGCACCGAAGTCGGACTATGCGGGCAGTAAAAAGTCGGAATACGTCGCCCGAACTTGCTGTACGTCGCCTACTTCATTCAATGGGTTACCGCTATCGCCTCCATCGAGCTGACTTACCAGGCAAACCTGACATCGTATTCCCAGGCCGACGTAAGGCCATCTTTGTGCATGGCTGCTTTTGGCATGGCCATAACTGCCCTAGGGGCGCACGTATACCCAAAGAAAATCGTGCCTATTGGCAAGAAAAAATCGATCGTAATCGATCTAGAGATAAGAAAGTAAGTACTCAAATCCGATTAGCTAACTGGAAGAGGCTGATCATCTGGGAGTGTGAAATTCGCTCCGATGATCTTTCCGAGAAACTAAGACAGTTTCTTGATCGAGATTAA